The Trichocoleus sp. FACHB-46 genome has a segment encoding these proteins:
- a CDS encoding anthranilate synthase component I, with protein MHPIQPWYWRSLPLADRTGSQIFAALFHQPTTQATSESAIATLLESPYPLSNLGAPSALQQAQARYSICAGAPRVLDGQLQLWTPEVGNILPFLEQLLQRQNFGSADERSRPDALPFTGGWLGWLGYDLAWEIEHLPQLKSDSLPFPVAYWYEPDCFAVLDHWEQTLWLAATQEPQLDQLEEQLALKQEAGNYKSLSLSQNAPLTAPSLLPKFHTAQADYEAAVLKAKSYITAGDIFQTNLSVRFEADLTGDSWSLYRALQQVNPSPFASYWQTPWGDVVSCSPERLVQLQGRQAQTRPIAGTRSRGTTPEQDQAQQQELLASAKEQAEHIMLVDLERNDLGRVCEWGSVAVNELLTIEYYSHVMHLVSNVIGTLQHGYNSIDLIRGVFPGGTITGCPKVRCMEIIEELEPVRRSLFYGSCGYLDWRGHLDLNILIRTLLVTKSDRPPQSNPPQSFKVWGQVGAGIVADSDPEREWYESLHKAQAQLAALRLVELQAETSS; from the coding sequence ACTCAAGCCACTTCTGAATCTGCGATCGCCACCCTCTTAGAAAGCCCTTACCCATTGAGTAATCTAGGTGCTCCTAGTGCTTTGCAGCAAGCTCAAGCCCGTTACTCGATTTGTGCTGGGGCTCCCCGTGTGCTAGATGGCCAATTGCAGCTTTGGACGCCTGAAGTGGGCAATATTTTGCCGTTTCTGGAGCAACTGCTACAACGCCAGAACTTTGGTTCAGCGGATGAGCGATCGCGCCCAGACGCTTTGCCGTTTACGGGAGGCTGGTTGGGTTGGTTGGGTTACGACTTAGCTTGGGAAATTGAGCATTTGCCCCAGCTCAAATCAGATTCGCTGCCGTTTCCCGTGGCTTATTGGTATGAGCCAGACTGCTTTGCAGTTTTAGACCATTGGGAGCAAACTCTTTGGTTAGCTGCAACTCAGGAGCCGCAGCTGGATCAATTGGAGGAGCAATTGGCCCTCAAGCAGGAGGCTGGGAACTACAAATCGCTAAGCCTGAGTCAAAATGCGCCTCTAACAGCTCCCTCCCTCCTGCCTAAATTTCATACGGCTCAAGCTGATTACGAAGCCGCCGTTCTCAAAGCCAAGAGCTACATTACGGCTGGAGACATCTTTCAGACTAATCTTTCGGTCCGCTTTGAAGCAGACTTAACGGGCGATAGTTGGTCGCTTTACCGCGCATTGCAGCAAGTAAACCCTTCTCCTTTTGCCAGCTATTGGCAGACTCCTTGGGGAGATGTTGTCAGTTGTTCTCCAGAGCGACTCGTGCAATTGCAGGGGCGACAAGCTCAAACGCGACCGATCGCCGGGACGCGATCGCGGGGCACAACGCCCGAACAAGACCAAGCGCAGCAGCAAGAACTACTAGCCAGCGCCAAGGAACAAGCGGAACACATCATGCTGGTTGATTTGGAGCGCAATGATTTAGGCCGAGTTTGCGAATGGGGTTCGGTGGCGGTGAATGAACTGCTCACGATTGAGTACTACAGCCACGTCATGCATTTGGTGAGTAACGTGATTGGTACTCTCCAGCATGGATACAACAGCATCGATTTGATTCGGGGAGTGTTTCCTGGCGGCACAATTACGGGCTGTCCTAAAGTTCGCTGTATGGAAATCATTGAAGAGTTGGAACCTGTGCGGCGCAGCTTGTTCTATGGCTCCTGTGGCTACTTAGATTGGCGTGGTCACCTCGACCTGAATATCTTGATTCGGACCTTGTTAGTCACCAAAAGCGATCGCCCTCCACAAAGTAACCCACCTCAAAGTTTTAAGGTCTGGGGTCAAGTGGGAGCGGGAATTGTAGCTGATAGCGATCCGGAACGAGAGTGGTATGAGTCGCTGCACAAAGCGCAAGCTCAGTTAGCAGCCTTACGACTTGTAGAATTACAGGCTGAAACCAGCTCCTAA
- the acpS gene encoding holo-ACP synthase yields the protein MNIRLGTDIVYIPRIQAALDRFGERFLQRVYTPAEQQDAGALIQVPVPVGLRDKQTDVSASRLAGRWAAKEAVAKALGTGWRGLRYTDIEVQRQPSGQPKVCLYGAAAIAVSTWGDYHWQVSLSHDGDYAIATAIAFCRD from the coding sequence TTGAATATTCGCCTTGGGACAGATATTGTCTACATTCCTCGCATTCAAGCGGCACTGGACCGTTTTGGGGAGCGGTTTCTGCAACGAGTTTACACGCCCGCCGAGCAGCAGGACGCTGGGGCTTTGATTCAAGTCCCTGTTCCGGTTGGTCTTCGCGACAAGCAAACCGATGTTTCAGCAAGTCGTTTAGCAGGACGCTGGGCTGCCAAGGAGGCTGTTGCGAAAGCCTTAGGTACTGGCTGGCGAGGTCTGCGCTACACCGATATTGAAGTTCAACGGCAGCCCAGTGGACAGCCAAAAGTTTGTCTCTATGGAGCCGCGGCGATCGCGGTGTCTACGTGGGGAGATTATCATTGGCAAGTAAGCCTGAGTCATGATGGTGATTATGCGATCGCGACGGCAATTGCTTTTTGCCGCGACTAG
- the pipX gene encoding transcriptional coactivator PipX has protein sequence MSTETYLNHPTFGLLFRICLVEETQELFATLYAQRLFFMVHSGPNGLKFEPIGRTDARILVENRLRLLRRAGQAKEQEQLQAIYKQTFQ, from the coding sequence ATGAGTACTGAAACTTATCTGAATCACCCCACCTTTGGTTTACTCTTCAGGATTTGTCTTGTTGAGGAAACCCAAGAACTGTTTGCGACTTTGTATGCTCAACGGCTCTTTTTTATGGTGCATAGTGGACCCAATGGCTTAAAGTTTGAACCTATTGGTCGAACAGATGCCCGGATCTTAGTCGAGAATCGGCTGCGGCTGCTACGGCGGGCAGGGCAGGCTAAAGAGCAAGAGCAGCTACAGGCCATCTACAAACAAACTTTCCAATAA
- a CDS encoding YggS family pyridoxal phosphate-dependent enzyme: MTLSHPSIYRDRIATIQQGLPPAVKLIAVTKQVPVAAMRVAYAAGVRDFGESRIQEAEAKQAELQDLPDITWHLIGRLQSNKAQKALELFQWIHSVDCLKLAQRLDRLAEPLLVKPQVCLQVKLLPDPNKTGWTVDELWSDLPQLDLYHNLKIQGLMTIPPLGLSESDTLTVFQQTQELAEKIRQQSWANIQMAQLSMGMSNDYRLAVQAGATMIRLGTILFGERGI; encoded by the coding sequence ATGACTTTATCCCACCCAAGCATCTATCGCGATCGCATTGCCACCATTCAGCAGGGCTTACCTCCTGCGGTAAAGTTGATTGCTGTGACTAAGCAGGTGCCAGTGGCAGCAATGCGAGTTGCTTACGCGGCAGGTGTGCGAGATTTTGGCGAGAGTCGAATTCAAGAAGCCGAAGCTAAGCAAGCTGAACTGCAAGATTTGCCGGATATCACCTGGCACTTGATTGGACGCTTGCAAAGTAACAAAGCCCAAAAAGCTTTGGAGCTATTTCAATGGATTCATTCGGTAGATTGCTTGAAATTAGCCCAACGTCTCGATCGCTTGGCCGAGCCGTTGCTAGTGAAGCCGCAAGTTTGTTTGCAAGTCAAACTTTTGCCTGATCCCAACAAAACGGGTTGGACAGTAGATGAGCTGTGGTCCGACTTGCCACAACTCGATCTCTACCACAACCTGAAAATTCAAGGATTGATGACAATTCCACCGCTAGGGCTGAGCGAATCGGACACCTTAACCGTGTTTCAGCAGACGCAAGAATTAGCAGAGAAAATTCGGCAGCAGAGTTGGGCTAATATCCAGATGGCTCAGCTTTCAATGGGTATGTCCAATGACTATCGGCTGGCTGTGCAAGCAGGGGCGACAATGATCCGCTTGGGCACAATTTTATTTGGAGAACGGGGTATCTAA
- a CDS encoding cell division protein SepF — protein MNNIFTKLRDFVGFNDPVDYEYEYDETDGEEYQNLYREENPQPAPEEDARNRRRIRERVSMSTETGIGSTMNNVIGMPGAINGLSEVVVMEPRSFEEMPQAIQALRERKSVVLNLTIMDPDQAQRAVDFVAGGTYAIDGHQERIGESIFLFTPNCVQVTTQAGVVQEAPQPQARPSRPAAPTPAWTAEQARMA, from the coding sequence GTGAACAATATTTTCACGAAGTTACGGGATTTTGTTGGTTTTAACGATCCCGTCGATTATGAGTATGAGTATGACGAGACGGATGGGGAAGAATATCAAAATCTCTATCGAGAAGAGAACCCCCAACCCGCGCCAGAGGAAGATGCCCGGAATCGCCGTCGCATTCGTGAGCGCGTATCAATGTCCACTGAAACAGGAATTGGTTCAACCATGAATAACGTAATTGGCATGCCGGGAGCCATCAATGGCCTCTCTGAAGTGGTGGTAATGGAGCCTCGTTCTTTTGAGGAAATGCCTCAAGCCATCCAAGCCTTGCGCGAACGGAAGTCAGTGGTTTTGAACCTGACGATCATGGACCCCGACCAAGCTCAACGAGCCGTTGATTTTGTGGCAGGTGGTACCTACGCGATCGATGGTCATCAAGAGCGGATTGGCGAAAGCATTTTCCTCTTCACCCCCAACTGCGTGCAAGTTACGACTCAAGCAGGTGTGGTTCAAGAAGCGCCTCAGCCTCAAGCGCGCCCCAGCCGTCCTGCTGCTCCTACGCCCGCTTGGACTGCTGAGCAAGCTCGCATGGCTTAG